A region of Anopheles merus strain MAF chromosome 2R, AmerM5.1, whole genome shotgun sequence DNA encodes the following proteins:
- the LOC121589419 gene encoding cytochrome c oxidase subunit NDUFA4 encodes MQGLTMASLKKNPALIPLYVCIAMGSAGAVFYTLRLALKSPEVTWSRKNNPEPWEEYRTKQHKFYSPVRDYSNISSPAPKYTD; translated from the exons ATGCAGGGACTAACGATGGCTAGTTTGAAGAAGAACCCAGCG CTGATCCCGCTGTACGTGTGTATCGCGATGGGTTCGGCTGGAGCCGTCTTCTACACCCTTCGTCTGGCGCTGAAGAGCCCCGAAGTTACCTGGAGCCGCAAGAACAACCCCGAGCCGTGGGAGGAATACCGGACCAAGCAGCATAAG TTCTACTCTCCGGTCAGGGATTACTCCAACATTAGCAGCCCGGCCCCGAAGTACACCGACTAA
- the LOC121589409 gene encoding NAD(P)H-hydrate epimerase: MLLRVIKRNFALFSRIQKVRHSNKHILTAARAQYGTMKYLNQQEAISVDEELFNEYKFSVDQLMELAGLSCASAIADAYSPDSLSSNKVLICCGPGNNGGDGLVAARHLSLMSFVPYVYYPKRTDKQLFKNLQHQAESMGITVSVDCPAGEWVEAEFGLIVDALFGFSFKPPVRESFRPIMEVLQKTKLPIVSVDIPSGWDVELGPRTDCDIKPDCLISLTAPKLCAKQLVNAKHYLGGRFVPGKLEEKYAMNLPAYKGRDLFVRLS; encoded by the exons ATGTTGCTGCGAGTGATAAAGCGGAATTTTGCGCTCTTCTCAAGGATT cAAAAAGTCCGACATAGCAATAAGCATATTCTGACCGCTGCTAGGGCACAGTACGGCACGATGAAATATCTTAACCAGCAGGAAGCCATCAGTGTCGATGAGGAACTGTTCAATGAGTACAAGTTTAGCGTCGATCAGCTGATGGAATTGGCCGGCCTTAGCTGTGCCTCTGCGATTGCCGATGCATACAGCCCCGATAG TTTGAGTTCAAACAAGGTTCTAATCTGCTGTGGACCGGGCAACAACGGAGGCGATGGATTGGTAGCCGCTCGACATCTCTCCTTGATGAGCTTCGTACCGTACGTATACTATCCGAAGCGAACCGACAAGCAGCTGTTTAAAAATCTCCAACATCAGGCCGAATCGATGGGCATCACCGTATCGGTGGACTGTCCGGCCGGCGAATGGGTGGAGGCAGAGTTTGGTCTGATTGTGGATGCGTTGTTTGGGTTCAGCTTTAAACCACCGGTACGGGAGTCCTTCCGGCCCATTATGGAGGTTCTGCAAAAGACGAAGCTTCCGATCGTAAGCGTCGACATTCCGAGCGGCTGGGACGTAGAGTTGGGCCCCCGGACGGACTGTGATATTAAGCCGGACTGTCTAATTTCGTTGACGGCTCCGAAACTGTGCGCCAAACAGTTGGTAAACGCCAAGCATTATCTTGGTGGACGGTTCGTGCCGGGCAAGCTGGAGGAAAAGTACGCAATGAATCTGCCCGCCTACAAGGGCCGTGATCTGTTTGTGAGATTAAGCTAA
- the LOC121589394 gene encoding kinesin-like protein KIF17, with amino-acid sequence MMGENVKVVVRCRPMNKREQQSNCKSVIQIDNTLVNLDNPNDPNASQKSFQFDNAYGYAATTENIYSDICYSLVESVLEGYNATIFAYGQTGCGKSHTMQGTTYNLSAADPNNANNIGIIPRSFEHIFEAISLASEVRYLVLVSYLEIYNETIRDLLQPQSPAATASTLQIKEVPGEGVMVQNLSLHTVHGMKECIELLEAGAKNRMVGATLMNIESSRSHSIFSISLEQMSTSVEADSGVAIKRGKLNLVDLAGSERQSKTGATGDRLKEATKINLSLSALGNVISALVDGKTRHIPYRDSKLTRLLQDSLGGNTKTLMIACISPADYNYDETLSTLRYASRAKNIANKPRVNEDPKDTMLREYQQEIMRLKELLKGEGSTPPAAVNGHYDANGLDAEKQALRSQYDQEVTHLRREYEQQRIAKQELVKDIEKIKAYYEQQMQLLTSSRQLAADAEQLRQSTPAVALAGRDRKEIYDRIKQIKDALIGGERANDIQLKEKRYRNKLASEKRINALAQALGRIEQSADRDLLQGHYSDIQQELKVRYEQIRALRRRTKLLEQEVSDIQGEFQRERDDYLATIRLLEKKVLFYETVFQKAMPVLRKDGRYWNLECLERESEWNDDLRKWRLPDDTLLRLRLPPAETPPLAPSPPPSDVSSPGKLNGRESQTSLTAPGRLERSSTMFLAKLPEFQQHDRKPPDEQQQRKGDFLSKSTNSNPFPKIEDVAMTYFRPRRAAELVYKSGWRSLQK; translated from the exons ATGATGGGCGAGAACGTGAAGGTGGTAGTGCGGTGCCGGCCGATGAACAAGCGGGAACAGCAATCAAACTGCAAG AGCGTTATACAAATCGACAACACATTGGTAAATCTAGACAATCCGAACGATCCGAACGCGTCGCAGAAATCGTTCCAGTTCGACAATGCGTACGGTTATGCGGCAACGACGGAGAACATTTACAGCGACATTTGCTACTCGCTGGTGGAG AGCGTCCTGGAAGGATACAATGCCACGATATTTGCCTACGGTCAGACGGGTTGCGGCAAATCGCACACGATGCAAGGGACGACCTACAACCTGTCCGCGGCCGATCCGAACAATGCGAACAACATCGGCATCATACCGCGCTCGTTCGAGCACATCTTCGAAGCGATCTCGCTGGCCAGCGAGGTACGCTATCTGGTGCTGGTTAGCTATCTGGAGATTTACAACGAAACGATACGGGACCTGCTGCAGCCGCAGTCGCCCGCCGCAACGGCCAGCACCTTACAGATCAAGGAAGTGCCTGGGGAGGGCGTGATGGTGCAGAACCTTTCCCTGCACACCGTGCACGGGATGAAGGAGTGCATCGAGCTGCTGGAGGCCGGTGCAAAGAATCGGATGGTCGGTGCAACGCTCATGAACATCGAAAGCTCCCGTTCGCACTCCATCTTCAGCATCAGCCTGGAGCAGATGTCGACCAGCGTGGAAGCGGACAGCGGGGTAGCGATCAAGCGCGGCAAGCTGAATTTGGTCGATCTGGCGGGATCGGAACGGCAGAGCAAAACCGGCGCTACGGGCGACCGGTTGAAGGAGGCGACAAAGATCAATCTTTCACTGTCCGCGCTCGGCAACGTCATATCGGCACTGGTCGATGGCAAAACGAGACACATTCCGTACCGGGACTCGAAGCTTACGCGGCTGCTGCAGGACTCGCTCGGGGGCAACACGAAAACGCTGATGATAGCGTGCATCTCACCGGCCGATTACAACTACGACGAAACGCTGTCCACGTTGCGGTACGCTAGCAGGGCGAAAAACATTGCCAACAAGCCGCGCGTGAACGAGGATCCGAAGGATACGATGCTGCGCGAGTACCAGCAGGAGATTATGCGTCTCAAGGAGTTGCTAAAGGGCGAGGGAAGTACCCCACCGGCCGCGGTGAATGGGCACTACGACGCGAACGGGTTGGATGCGGAAAAGCAAGCACTCAGATCGCAGTACGATCAGGAGGTGACGCATCTGCGCCGCGAGTACGAGCAGCAAAGGATCGCCAAAcaggagctggtgaaggatATCGAGAAGATAAAGGCGTACTACGAGCAGCAAATGCAGCTGCTCACCTCGAGCCGGCAGCTAGCAGCGGACGCCGAGCAGCTGCGGCAAAGTACGCCGGCCGTGGCCCTAGCCGGGCGGGATCGTAAGGAAATCTACGATCGCATCAAGCAAATCAAGGACGCACTGATCGgaggcgagcgagcgaacgacATACAGCTGAAGGAGAAGCGGTACCGCAACAAGCTGGCGTCCGAGAAGCGGATCAACGCGCTGGCCCAGGCCCTCGGACGGATCGAGCAGTCGGCAGATCGCGACCTACTTCAGGGCCACTACTCCGACATACAGCAGGAGCTTAAGGTGCGCTACGAGCAGATACGGGCCCTGCGCAGGCGCACCAAACTGCTGGAGCAGGAGGTGTCCGACATTCAGGGCGAGTTTCAGCGCGAACGGGACGACTATCTGGCCACGATACGGCTGCTCGAGAAGAAGGTCCTGTTTTACGAGACCGTCTTTCAAAAGGCAATGCCCGTGCTGCGCAAGGATGGCCGATACTggaatctggagtgtttggagcGCGAATCGGAGTGGAACGATGATTTGCGCAAGTGGCGGTTGCCGGATGATACGCTGCTAAGGTTGCGCTTACCGCCGGCAGAAACGCCACCGCTAGCAccttcaccaccaccgtcgGATGTTTCATCGCCCGGGAAGTTGAATGGGCGCGAAAGCCAAACGTCCCTGACCGCACCGGGTCGGTTGGAGCGCAGCTCCACCATGTTTCTTGCCAAATTGCCCGAATTCCAGCAGCACGACCGGAAGCCGCcagacgagcagcagcagcgcaaaggTGATTTCCTCAGCAaaagcaccaacagcaaccCCTTTCCGAAGATTGAGGACGTTGCGATGACCTACTTTCGGCCGCGGCGGGCCGCCGAGCTGGTGTACAAAAGTGGGTGGCGATCTTTGCAAAAATGA
- the LOC121589406 gene encoding saccharopine dehydrogenase-like oxidoreductase gives MNMARRLDVIIFGASGFTGKYALLESVKLLANMKWGIAGRSQNKLQDTLKEIGEKAKTDLSHVPIVLADVNNQDSLINMARDCRVIVNCCGPYRLYGEPVLKACLAERTHHVDVSGEPQFLEGMQLKYHEAAKEKGIYLISACGFDSIPADMGTVFLEQQFDGVVNSVESYIVSKQTGRRELGAIHYGTWASAVHAIANMNEVGEIRRKLFAKKMPDVKPKLPERPTLHRSEQGNKWSLPFQGADRSCVARTQRFFYETENKRPLQMRAYISFGGLAEALAVSFVGAIFWMMVKTNFGRQMLLNHPKLFSFGMVSHEGPSDEAMNNTHFALYFEGKGWEEKLASPEDKYTTPPNKVIRTKVAGTNPGYGATCVALVLCGRTILEESDKMPGSGGFLTPGAAFAKTNLINELCKNGFTFEVLSKAKL, from the exons ATGAACATGGCACGTCGGCTCGATGTAATAATTTTCGGAGCAAGTGGATTTACTGGCAAATATGCCTTGCTCGAAAGCGTTAAGCTGTTGGCCAACATGAAGTGGGGCATCGCTGGCCGTAGCCAGAACAAGCTGCAAGACACGCTGAAAGAGATTGGCGAAAAGGCCAAGACTGACCTGTCGCACGTACCGATCGTGCTGGCGGACGTTAACAATCAGGATTCGCTGATCAACATGGCACGGGACTGTCGGGTGATCGTGAACTGCTGCGGTCCGTATCGATTGTACGGTGAGCCGGTGCTAAAGGCATGTCTAGCCGAACGGACGCACCATGTGGACGTGAGCGGGGAGCCACAGTTCCTCGAAGGCATGCAGCTAAAGTACCACGAGGCAGCAAAGGAGAAAGGCATTTATCTAATATCGGCCTGCGGGTTCGACAGCATTCCGGCCGACATGGGTACGGTGTTTCTGGAGCAGCAGTTCGATGGTGTGGTCAACTCGGTCGAGAGTTACATCGTGTCGAAGCAGACGGGCCGCCGGGAGCTGGGTGCGATTCACTACGGAACGTGGGCATCGGCCGTACATGCGATTGCAAACATGAACGAAGTGGGCGAAATTCGGAGGAAGCTGTTCGCGAAGAAAATGCCCGACGTGAAACCGAAGCTTCCGGAGCGGCCAACGCTTCATCGCTCGGAGCAAGGAAATAAGTGGTCGCTACCGTTTCAGGGTGCGGATCGATCGTGTGTCGCACGAACGCAGCGCTTTTTCTACGAGACGGAAAACAAACGTCCCCTGCAAATGAGGGCTTACATTTCGTTTGG TGGATTAGCCGAAGCGTTGGCAGTGTCGTTTGTGGGAGCGATTTTTTGGATGATGGTAAAGACCAACTTCGGCAGACAGATGCTGCTGAACCACCCGAAACTGTTTTCGTTCGGCATGGTGTCTCACGAGGGCCCAAGCGATGAAGCCATGAATAACACGCACTTTGCGCTTTACTTCGAGGGTAAGGGCTGGGAGGAGAAGCTGGCCAGCCCGGAGGACAAGTATACGACCCCGCCGAACAAGGTCATTCGAACGAAGGTGGCTGGCACAAATCCGGGCTATGGTGCAACGTGCGTTGCGTTGGTGCTTTGCGGTCGCACCATTCTGGAGGAGAGCGATAAAATGCCTGGAAG TGGCGGTTTTCTGACCCCAGGAGCAGCTTTTGCCAAGACAAACTTGATCAACGAGCTGTGCAAGAACGGATTCACTTTTGAAGTGCTGTCGAAAGCAAAGCTGTAA
- the LOC121589401 gene encoding ruvB-like helicase 1: protein MKIEEVKSTVKTQRIAAHSHVKGLGLDENGVPLQMAAGLVGQKDAREAAGVVVDLIKSKKMSGRALLLAGPPGTGKTAIALAIAQELGNKVPFCPMVGSEVFSSEIKKTEVLMENFRRSIGLRIRETKEVYEGEVTELTPVETENPMGGYGKTISNVVIGLKTAKGTKQLKLDPSIYETLQREKVEVGDVIYIEANSGAVKRQGRSDNFATEFDLETEEYVPLPKGEVHKKKEVVQDVTLHDLDAANARPQGGQDVLSIVGQMMKPKKTEITDKLRTEINKIVNKYIDQGIAELVPGVLFIDEVHMLDLECFTYLHKSLESAIAPIVIFATNRGRCVIRGTDDIISPHGIPLDLLDRLLIVRTAPYNTSEMEQIIRLRAQTEGLNVEDAAIQALSEIGSNTTLRYAVQLLTPANQTSKVNGRTQITKDDIMDVHSLFLDAKRSAKFLQEENTKYMM from the coding sequence ATGAAGATTGAAGAGGTAAAAAGCACGGTGAAAACCCAGCGCATTGCCGCCCACAGCCACGTGAAGGGGCTCGGACTGGACGAGAATGGGGTGCCGCTCCAGATGGCTGCCGGGCTGGTCGGGCAGAAGGACGCCCGCGAAGCGGCCGGTGTCGTGGTCGATCTGATCAAGTCGAAGAAAATGTCCGGCcgcgcgctgctgctggccggaCCGCCCGGCACGGGCAAAACGGCCATCGCCCTAGCGATTGCCCAGGAGCTCGGCAACAAGGTGCCGTTCTGTCCGATGGTCGGCTCGGAAGTGTTTAGCAGCGAAATCAAAAAGACCGAAGTGCTGATGGAAAACTTCCGCCGCTCGATCGGGCTGCGCATCCGCGAAACGAAGGAGGTGTACGAAGGCGAGGTGACCGAGCTGACGCCGGTCGAGACGGAGAACCCGATGGGCGGGTACGGCAAAACGATCAGCAACGTGGTGATCGGGCTGAAGACGGCCAAGGGCACCAAGCAGCTCAAGCTCGACCCCAGCATCTACGAGACGCTGCAGCGCGAAAAGGTCGAGGTCGGCGACGTCATCTACATCGAGGCAAACAGTGGCGCGGTGAAGCGCCAGGGCCGCAGCGACAACTTTGCCACCGAGTTCGATCTCGAGACGGAGGAGTACGTGCCGCTGCCGAAGGGTGAGGTGCACAAGAAGAAGGAGGTGGTGCAGGACGTGACGCTGCACGATCTGGACGCGGCGAACGCGCGACCCCAGGGCGGCCAGGACGTGCTGTCGATCGTGGGCCAGATGATGAAGCCGAAAAAGACGGAAATCACCGACAAGCTGCGCACGGAGATTAACAAAATCGTGAACAAATACATCGACCAGGGCATTGCCGAGCTGGTGCCAGGCGTGCTGTTCATCGACGAGGTACACATGCTCGATCTGGAGTgcttcacctatctgcacaaATCGCTCGAATCGGCCATCGCACCGATTGTCATTTTTGCCACCAACCGCGGCCGGTGTGTGATCCGCGGCACGGATGATATCATCTCCCCGCACGGCATTCCGCTCGATCTGCTGGATCGGTTGCTGATCGTGCGCACCGCCCCGTACAACACGAGCGAAATGGAACAGATCATACGGCTACGGGCCCAGACGGAGGGGCTGAACGTGGAGGACGCCGCCATCCAGGCGCTGAGCGAGATTGGGTCCAACACGACGCTGCGGTACGCGGTGCAGCTGCTGACGCCGGCCAACCAGACGAGCAAGGTGAATGGGCGCACGCAGATCACCAAGGACGACATAATGGACGTACATTCCCTGTTTTTGGACGCGAAGCGGTCGGCCAAGTTTTTGCAGGAAGAAAACACCAAGTACATGATGTAA
- the LOC121589393 gene encoding glycine dehydrogenase (decarboxylating), mitochondrial translates to MQRTIVLSRQQLGQGYSRIGGLLAPRRLATASLQLQRYLATVEELFPNKPDFASRHIGPRKTDVVTMLNSIGFKSLDELSEKAVPDTIKFKRILNIEDPLNEHELIERIQRISDQNEIWRSYIGMGYHNCLVPHPILRNVFENPGWTTQYTPYQPEISQGRLESLLNFQTLVTDLTGLEIANASLLDEGTAAAEAMSLCFRHNKRRKVFLSRKLHPQTVAVVKTRLEAFGIEVVFGSVKEIDFGDHEISGVLMQYPDTFGDVQDFEQVSKDCKKNGTLVVVATDLLALTLLRPPAEFGADIAIGSAQRLGVPLGYGGPHAAFFACRQKLTRLIPGRMIGVTRDMDGEDAYRLALQTREQHIRRDKATSNICTAQALLANMAAMYAIYHGPEGLKNIANRVHNCALTLNAGIERAGHQQLNKAFFDTLHVVPGGGSTTAEIKARAEQRKINLRYFEDGSIGVSMDETVKTSDIADLLWVFGCPDLDSAVADPQATGRTIHGTQFRRTSPFLTHPVFNKHHSESRMVRYMKQLENKDISLVHSMIPLGSCTMKLNSTTEMIPCSFPKFTEIHPFAPREQARGYMQMFAELEKDLCEITGYDRISFQPNSGAQGEYAGLRAIRSYHESRGEQNRTICLIPVSAHGTNPASAQMAGMKVEAIRVNSATGVVDMEHLKEKVEQHSDNLSCLMLTYPSTNGIFEDNVVEVCELVHRHGGQVYLDGANMNAQVGLCRPGDFGSDVSHLNLHKTFCIPHGGGGPGMGPIGVKAHLAPFLPTHPVIDPHPENDGQSFGVVSAAPYGSSAILPISWSYIKLMGGRGLRRATQVAILNANYMSKRLENHYKTLYTDPKTGLVAHEFIIDVRDFKKTANVEAVDIAKRLMDYGFHAPTMSWPVSGTLMVEPTESEDKEELDRFCEAMISIRKEIRDIEEGRLDVRVNPLKMAPHTQKQTISSEWNRPYPRELGAFPAPFVKPETKIWPTVGRIDDLYGDKHLVCTCPPMVPDYE, encoded by the exons ACGAGCACGAGCTGATCGAACGGATCCAGCGAATTAGCGACCAAAATGAGATCTGGCGTTCGTACATCGGCATGGGCTACCACAACTGCCTGGTGCCGCACCCGATACTGCGCAACGTATTCGAGAACCCGGGCTGGACGACGCAGTACACGCCGTACCAGCCGGAAATTAGCCAGGGCCGGCTCGAGTCGCTGCTCAACTTCCAGACGCTCGTCACCGATCTGACCGGGCTGGAGATCGCAAACGCCTCCCTGCTCGACGAGGGTACGGCCGCGGCCGAAGCTATGAGTCTGTGCTTCCGCCACAACAAGCGCCGCAAGGTGTTCCTGTCGCGCAAGCTCCACCCGCAGACGGTTGCGGTGGTAAAGACGCGCCTGGAAGCGTTCGGCATCGAGGTCGTGTTCGGCTCGGTGAAGGAGATCGATTTCGGCGACCATGAAATCTCGGGCGTGCTGATGCAGTACCCGGACACGTTCGGGGACGTGCAGGACTTTGAGCAGGTGTCGAAGGACTGCAAGAAGAACGGTACGCTCGTGGTGGTGGCGACCGATCTGCTCGCCCTTACGCTGCTCCGCCCGCCGGCCGAGTTTGGGGCGGACATTGCGATCGGGTCGGCTCAGCGGTTGGGCGTACCGCTCGGGTACGGTGGTCCGCATGCGGCGTTCTTCGCCTGCCGCCAGAAGCTGACGCGCTTGATACCGGGCCGCATGATTGGGGTGACGCGCGACATGGACGGCGAGGATGCGTACCGGTTGGCGCTGCAAACGCGCGAGCAGCACATCCGGCGGGATAAGGCGACGAGCAACATCTGCACCGCCCAGGCGCTGCTCGCCAACATGGCCGCGATGTACGCGATCTACCATGGCCCCGAGGGGCTGAAGAACATTGCCAACCGGGTGCACAACTGTGCGCTCACGCTGAACGCCGGGATTGAGCGGGCGGGTCACCAGCAGCTGAACAAAGCGTTCTTCGACACGCTGCACGTGGTGCCCGGGGGCGGCTCGACGACGGCCGAGATTAAGGCCCGGGCCGAGCAGAGGAAGATCAATCTGCGCTACTTCGAGGACGGTTCGATCGGTGTGTCGATGGACGAAACGGTCAAAACGTCCGACATCGCCGATCTGCTGTGGGTGTTTGGCTGTCCCGATTTGGACAGTGCGGTGGCGGATCCGCAGGCCACCGGGCGCACCATCCACGGCACGCAGTTCCGGCGCACGTCCCCGTTCCTGACGCACCCGGTGTTCAACAAGCACCACAGCGAGTCGCGCATGGTGCGGTACATGAAGCAGCTGGAGAACAAGGACATCTCGCTCGTCCACTCGATGATACCGCTCGGGTCGTGcacgatgaagctcaactcgACCACCGAGATGATCCCGTGCTCGTTCCCGAAGTTCACCGAAATCCACCCGTTTGCGCCGCGCGAACAGGCCCGCGGCTACATGCAGATGTTTGCCGAGCTGGAGAAGGACCTGTGCGAGATCACCGGGTACGATCGGATCTCGTTCCAGCCGAACAGTGGGGCGCAGGGCGAGTACGCCGGGTTGCGCGCGATCCGCAGCTATCACGAGTCGCGCGGGGAGCAGAACCGCACCATCTGTCTGATCCCGGTCAGTGCGCACGGTACGAATCCGGCCTCGGCCCAGATGGCGGGCATGAAGGTGGAAGCGATCCGGGTGAACAGTGCGACCGGCGTGGTGGACATGGAGCATCTGAAGGAGAAGGTGGAGCAGCATTCGGACAATCTTTCCTGCCTGATGCTGACCTACCCCTCGACGAACGGCATCTTCGAGGACAACGTGGTGGAGGTGTGCGAGCTGGTACACAGGCACGGCGGCCAGGTGTATCTGGACGGGGCGAACATGAACGCGCAGGTGGGTCTGTGCCGGCCGGGCGACTTCGGCAGCGACGTGTCCCATCTGAACCTGCACAAAACGTTCTGCATTCCGCACGGCGGCGGTGGACCCGGCATGGGACCGATCGGGGTGAAAGCTCACCTGGCGCCGTTCCTGCCGACGCACCCGGTCATCGATCCGCACCCGGAGAACGATGGCCAGAGTTTCGGTGTGGTCAGTGCCGCGCCGTACGGTTCGTCGGCCATTCTGCCCATCTCGTGGTCGTACATCAAGCTGATGGGTGGCCGGGGGCTGCGCCGGGCGACGCAGGTCGCCATCCTGAACGCGAACTACATGTCCAAGCGGCTCGAGAACCACTACAAAACGCTGTACACCGATCCGAAGACCGGGCTGGTGGCGCACGAGTTCATTATCGATGTGCGCGACTTCAAGAAGACGGCGAACGTGGAGGCGGTCGACATTGCGAAGCGGCTGATGGACTACGGGTTCCATGCGCCGACCATGTCCTGGCCGGTGTCCGGTACGCTCATGGTCGAGCCGACCGAGTCGGAGGACAAGGAGGAGCTGGACCGGTTCTGCGAGGCCATGATTTCGATCCGCAAGGAGATCCGGGACATCGAGGAGGGCCGGCTAGATGTGCGCGTGAACCCGCTCAAGATGGCACCGCACACGCAGAAGCAAACCATCTCGTCGGAGTGGAACCGGCCGTATCCGCGGGAGCTCGGTGCGTTCCCAGCG CCCTTCGTCAAGCCGGAAACGAAAATCTGGCCCACTGTTGGACGCATCGATGATCTGTACGGCGACAAGCATCTGGTCTGCACCTGTCCCCCGATGGTGCCGGATTACGAGTAA